Genomic window (Pseudomonadota bacterium):
ATCAATCTTACCCTCAGAATCTGGCGTCAATCAGGTCCCGATGCCAAAGGCTCATTTCAGACCCTTGAGACCGGCCCCATATCAACCGACATGTCTTTCCTTGAAATGCTAGACGTGGTCAACGAGCAACTCATCCACAAAGGTGAAGAACCGGTGGCCTTTGACCATGACTGCCGGGAAGGGATCTGCGGCA
Coding sequences:
- a CDS encoding succinate dehydrogenase/fumarate reductase iron-sulfur subunit, with protein sequence MKDINLTLRIWRQSGPDAKGSFQTLETGPISTDMSFLEMLDVVNEQLIHKGEEPVAFDHDCREGICG